The genomic stretch GAATATGACAGCTTAGATTCTATTGGTAACACAGTAATTAAGACAATACATAATAAAAATATTATTCTAAAGGACTTGGCAATTATTCATCAAGGATATGAAAAAACCTCAAGCTATAATTTTCATAACAATAATCAAACCATATCTATACAAATTCGTCCAACAGCGAGTGCAAGCATCTTAGAACTTACAAACAAAGTTGAAGAAACAACAAAATTTTTAAATGAGAATTTTTTAGAAAAAAGAGGCTTAGTTATTGATTGGGGTAGAGATCAAAGACAGTATATTCTCTCTTCAATTAAGCTAGTGAAGGAAAATATCTTACTTGGTATTGCTTTAGCCATTATTGTATTGTTTTTATTTTTAAGGAAAATAACACCCTTAGTTGTAGTAATTCTAGCAATACCTCTTAGTATCATTGGTTCATTTGTATTATTAGGCGCATTTGATCGAACTTTAAATGTTATTTTGCTAGCGGGCGTTTCATTTGCAATCAGCATGATTATTGATAGTGCAATTGTAGTTTTGGAGAATATTTTAAGACACACAAAAATACAAAAAGATCATCTTAAAGCTTGTATAGTTGGGACTTATGAAGTTACAGGTGCTTTGTTTGCTTCAACTATCACAACTCTTGCAATTTTCATCCCTATTATCTTTTTAAAAGATGATGCTGGAAAACTCTTTGTAGATATAGCAATTGCTGCCTCAAGTTCTATAGGTATTTCACTTATAGTTTGCCTTTTTATGATTCCCACTTTTTTGTATGTAGTTTTAAAAAGACTAAAAATTAAAGATACAAAAGGATCACTCAGTATTCTTGTAGAAAGATTTGGTGAAAAAATCACCAAAATTATTATGAATTGTGTTATTTATTGCACCAAAACTACAATAAGACAAATTAGTAGTGTTCTTATCTTTGTGGGTCTTTGTGGCTTTTTTAGCTTTATTGCATTCCCAAAAACAGATTATCTCCCAAAAGGAAATCAGAATTTTATCATTGCTTATCTCACAACACCATCAGGGCTTTCTTTGGAAGAAAAGGAACATATTGTAAAAATTCTAAGATCTAAATTTCAACCATTTTTAACCACCAACCCTAATCATATTGATAATGATGAAGTTCCTTTAGTTAAAGATTTTTTTGTAAGTGCCGGTGAAAGTATTTATTTTTATCTTGTAGCAAACGATCCAAAAAGAATCAAAGATTTAATGGCTTATGCGCAGGAGAGTATAGATTCTATTCCCAATCTTAGAGGAGTTGTACTACAACAAGAAATTTTTAGTGGTGCATCTAGTTCAAGTATTGATATCAATATTAGTGGTTCGGATTTAAACTCTTTAAGCACAAGTGCCCACAATATCATTGAACTAATCAAAGAAAAAATCCCCAATTTAAGTATTAGGGTAATCCCTTCATTGGATGCAAACAATCAAGAAATAAATCTTTATCCTGACAATAGATCTCTTGCACTTAATGGACTTAATATGCAAAGTTTTGGAACAATCACAGAGGTAATGCTTAAGGGAAAAAATGTCGGGGATTATAGAGAAAATGGAAAAATTTTAGATCTGATTTTAGATTCTAAGCAGGCTATTAAAGATAGACAAACTTCCCCCGAAGATATACTTTATTCCCAAATTTATACCCCAAATGGAGGCATTGTGTTAATTGGCTCTCTTGCTGTTATTAAAAATGAGTATGGCGTATCAAGAATTCGGCACTTTGAACAAAAAAGAAACTTGCTATTGATTATTAATACAAAAGATGACACTCCTATTGAAAAGGTTGCAGATATTTTGCAACAAGAAATAATAAAGCCCTTAG from Helicobacter sp. 'house sparrow 1' encodes the following:
- a CDS encoding efflux RND transporter permease subunit, which produces MKSWIKYCLLNPVVVFVCSVFLVLFGLMALDKMPYQLLPQISRPVISVYTSWKGAPPYEIEKEITDKQEKYLKNIPGLLSLTSNSRQGMSSITLEFDINTDMKTALLNVSSKLDEVRGYPSDVSKPIIKTTGENVPISIYLFAKTLDVNEDINHYKSYIADDIIKYYERIDGVGEVYVSGGVNEQVFITLDTQKLAFYHITIDEVISSIKKQNLNISAGNMDFAQRNYRISTIGEYDSLDSIGNTVIKTIHNKNIILKDLAIIHQGYEKTSSYNFHNNNQTISIQIRPTASASILELTNKVEETTKFLNENFLEKRGLVIDWGRDQRQYILSSIKLVKENILLGIALAIIVLFLFLRKITPLVVVILAIPLSIIGSFVLLGAFDRTLNVILLAGVSFAISMIIDSAIVVLENILRHTKIQKDHLKACIVGTYEVTGALFASTITTLAIFIPIIFLKDDAGKLFVDIAIAASSSIGISLIVCLFMIPTFLYVVLKRLKIKDTKGSLSILVERFGEKITKIIMNCVIYCTKTTIRQISSVLIFVGLCGFFSFIAFPKTDYLPKGNQNFIIAYLTTPSGLSLEEKEHIVKILRSKFQPFLTTNPNHIDNDEVPLVKDFFVSAGESIYFYLVANDPKRIKDLMAYAQESIDSIPNLRGVVLQQEIFSGASSSSIDINISGSDLNSLSTSAHNIIELIKEKIPNLSIRVIPSLDANNQEINLYPDNRSLALNGLNMQSFGTITEVMLKGKNVGDYRENGKILDLILDSKQAIKDRQTSPEDILYSQIYTPNGGIVLIGSLAVIKNEYGVSRIRHFEQKRNLLLIINTKDDTPIEKVADILQQEIIKPLAKNDKNDITISGSAGKLQKLKAELFNGFILAIIITYLILCALYGNFLYPFIIILTVPLATTGGLLGLFLVDKFIAKQNLDVLTMLGFIILVGSVVNNAILIVYQTLINIKQYHQENKEAILNATQSRLSPIYMSMFTSVLALIPLVLFAGDGSEIYRGLGAVLIGGIIFSTFITILIIPALLMLSTKTKK